Proteins encoded by one window of Acidipropionibacterium virtanenii:
- a CDS encoding VOC family protein, with protein MQINQTAVSLNVEDVEASATFAQTHFGFTEEMSADGFVSLAHPTAGMNLILLATGLPTFKPAQAAGPAGQGLLLVLVVEDLDAEFERIQAHGAPVVTPPETEPWGERYCQFADPNGLIWQLVQWMDEAPRGGSDGQSGRP; from the coding sequence ATGCAGATCAATCAGACCGCCGTCTCGCTGAATGTCGAGGACGTGGAGGCCTCCGCGACGTTCGCTCAGACCCACTTCGGCTTCACCGAGGAGATGTCGGCCGACGGCTTCGTGTCGCTCGCCCATCCCACCGCGGGGATGAACCTCATCCTGCTGGCGACCGGACTGCCCACGTTCAAGCCGGCCCAGGCCGCGGGTCCGGCGGGCCAGGGTCTGCTCCTGGTGCTGGTGGTCGAGGACCTCGACGCCGAGTTCGAGCGCATACAGGCCCATGGGGCGCCGGTCGTCACGCCGCCCGAGACCGAACCATGGGGCGAGCGGTACTGCCAGTTCGCCGATCCGAACGGCCTGATCTGGCAGCTCGTGCAGTGGATGGACGAGGCGCCCCGCGGCGGGTCGGACGGTCAGTCCGGTCGGCCGTAG
- a CDS encoding dihydrofolate reductase family protein — protein sequence MSATVLYMSMSVDGFIAGPNETRRNGLGDGGERLHEWVFGPRGPGRNDRQDDEWFGDRGVNDGRAIAERLTGVDRQVWDEFLSTGAVLAGRGTFETADGWGGDHHDGVPIFILSRHPAPAEFAGYPLVTYISDLDDAVHRAKAAAGGRNIMVHGAGVAQRMLRAGLLDEIQLHLIPVLLGQGRRLFDGLPAEQLELRPISALQGAQALHLRYVVDYSRDADGI from the coding sequence ATGTCGGCGACCGTGCTGTACATGTCGATGTCGGTGGACGGCTTCATCGCCGGCCCCAACGAAACCCGGCGGAACGGGCTGGGCGATGGCGGTGAGCGCCTGCACGAATGGGTGTTCGGCCCCAGAGGACCCGGCCGGAACGACCGGCAGGACGACGAGTGGTTCGGCGACCGCGGCGTCAACGACGGCCGCGCGATCGCCGAACGCCTCACCGGCGTCGACCGGCAGGTGTGGGACGAGTTCCTGTCGACCGGGGCGGTGCTCGCAGGCCGCGGCACCTTCGAGACCGCCGACGGCTGGGGCGGCGACCACCATGACGGCGTGCCGATCTTCATCCTGAGTCGTCATCCGGCTCCGGCCGAGTTCGCGGGATACCCGCTGGTCACCTACATCAGCGACCTGGATGACGCCGTGCATCGGGCGAAGGCCGCGGCCGGAGGGCGCAATATCATGGTCCACGGCGCCGGTGTGGCGCAGCGCATGCTGCGCGCGGGCCTGCTCGACGAGATCCAGCTTCATCTGATCCCAGTGCTGCTGGGACAGGGACGGCGACTCTTCGACGGGCTGCCGGCCGAGCAGCTCGAGCTGCGACCGATCAGCGCCCTCCAGGGAGCGCAGGCCCTTCATCTGCGCTACGTCGTCGACTACTCCCGGGACGCTGACGGGATCTGA
- a CDS encoding TetR/AcrR family transcriptional regulator, with translation MPGPLIDLLWREHPDAPSTGSRGPRARHSLSDVVSRAMALADESGLGSLTMRSLAASLGVSPMSIYTHVTTRADLVVLMADAAHAGMPLPSFGRSGWRRRATRTAEANLALFLAHRWLLDVRDPRVALGPGTITKYDHELHIFDGTPLDDVQRDAALTFLLDFVASSAASRLESSSSFEPIWAQSAAGLQHYLADGFPLARRIGQAAGEHMGAPYSASQAWAFGLDRVLAGLAEIIEADEAHPGPHRYPRDDPARG, from the coding sequence ATGCCCGGACCGCTGATCGATCTGCTCTGGCGCGAGCACCCGGACGCCCCCTCCACCGGCAGCAGGGGGCCGCGCGCCAGGCACTCGCTCTCCGATGTCGTCAGCCGGGCCATGGCACTGGCCGACGAGTCCGGGCTGGGCTCCCTGACGATGCGCTCCCTGGCCGCGTCCCTGGGAGTCTCGCCGATGTCGATCTACACGCATGTGACCACCCGCGCGGACCTGGTGGTCCTCATGGCGGACGCCGCCCACGCCGGGATGCCCCTGCCGTCCTTCGGACGGTCGGGCTGGCGGAGGCGCGCAACGCGGACGGCGGAGGCCAACCTGGCCCTGTTCCTGGCCCACCGGTGGCTCCTGGACGTCCGCGATCCCCGTGTCGCCCTGGGCCCCGGGACGATCACCAAGTACGACCACGAGCTCCACATCTTCGACGGAACACCCCTCGACGACGTGCAGCGCGACGCCGCACTCACCTTCCTGCTCGACTTCGTCGCCTCCAGCGCCGCCTCACGGCTGGAGTCCTCAAGCAGCTTCGAGCCGATCTGGGCGCAATCGGCCGCCGGCCTTCAGCACTACCTCGCTGACGGGTTTCCGCTGGCGCGCAGAATCGGGCAGGCCGCAGGGGAACACATGGGCGCACCGTACAGCGCCTCCCAGGCATGGGCATTCGGCCTCGACCGGGTGCTCGCGGGCCTTGCGGAGATCATCGAGGCCGACGAGGCGCATCCCGGGCCGCATCGGTACCCGCGAGATGACCCCGCCCGGGGATGA
- a CDS encoding TetR/AcrR family transcriptional regulator — translation MVQDTAEAATRTTSGARTRARILDAANELFYADGIRATSADRIIEKVGITKVTFYRHFRTKSRLVVAYLDAQATAERDWMQGMRRTDDPMGSLRALATGIGSASCEPGFRGCAFINAAAEFPDPKDPVRAVVDAHRRWILDEFAGIAAQAGAADAESAARQLMILRDGAMVNGYLGESSAVAGALTGAFEAVVTASRGIG, via the coding sequence ATGGTCCAAGACACAGCCGAGGCCGCGACGCGCACCACCTCGGGTGCGCGCACCCGGGCACGCATCCTCGATGCGGCCAATGAGCTGTTCTATGCCGACGGGATCCGCGCGACGAGCGCGGACCGGATCATCGAGAAGGTCGGCATCACGAAGGTCACCTTCTACCGCCACTTCCGCACCAAGAGCCGGCTGGTGGTCGCCTACCTGGACGCCCAGGCCACCGCGGAGCGGGACTGGATGCAGGGCATGCGTCGCACCGACGACCCCATGGGATCGCTGCGCGCGCTCGCGACGGGCATCGGTTCGGCAAGCTGCGAGCCCGGCTTCCGGGGCTGCGCCTTCATCAACGCCGCCGCGGAGTTCCCCGATCCGAAGGATCCCGTCCGGGCGGTCGTCGACGCCCACCGCCGGTGGATTCTCGATGAGTTCGCCGGCATCGCCGCGCAGGCCGGTGCCGCAGATGCCGAGTCGGCGGCACGCCAGCTCATGATCCTTCGCGACGGTGCGATGGTGAACGGCTACCTGGGCGAGTCATCGGCTGTCGCCGGGGCCCTGACGGGGGCCTTCGAGGCGGTGGTCACGGCGTCCCGGGGGATCGGATGA
- a CDS encoding dihydrolipoyl dehydrogenase family protein, which translates to MTATKNPTYDYDLIVIGAGPVGENVADYATRRGLHTAIVESELVGGECSYWACMPSKALLRSGHAIRAARRLPGAREAIGAIDAPAVLARRTAFTSGWRDDGQAAWVESAGIGLIRGHGHLAGPRRVEVGGRIYSARAVALTTGSIPVLPAIPGLAEAAPWGTREAAAADHVPPRLIIIGGGVAGTEFAFAFSSLGSQVTVLSRDRLLEREEPFAGELVAAALSDEGVDVRIGASPARVGRHRDGSVTVTLDDGAELDADELLVATGRRPNTDDLGLDSIGASPLPAVDDTMLVSGTDWLYAVGDVNGRALLTHQGKYQARAAGEVIAARLNGAPVHDGPWGAHVATADRSAVPRVVFSDPEVAAVGLTEADAETAGLNVRAVEYDLGQVAGAALHADGYAGRAKLVVDEDRRVIVGATFVGQDAAELVHAATVALVGEVTIDRLWHAVPAYPTLSEVWLRLLEAYGRPD; encoded by the coding sequence ATGACCGCCACGAAGAATCCGACATACGACTACGACCTCATCGTCATCGGCGCCGGGCCGGTCGGGGAGAACGTCGCCGACTACGCGACCAGGCGCGGGCTGCATACCGCGATCGTCGAGTCCGAACTCGTCGGGGGCGAGTGCTCCTACTGGGCGTGCATGCCCTCCAAGGCACTGCTGCGCAGCGGACACGCGATCCGCGCGGCCCGCCGGCTGCCCGGCGCACGCGAGGCGATAGGCGCGATCGACGCCCCGGCGGTGCTGGCCCGACGGACTGCCTTCACCAGCGGATGGCGGGACGACGGTCAGGCCGCCTGGGTGGAGTCCGCCGGCATCGGCCTCATTCGCGGGCACGGCCACCTGGCCGGTCCGCGCCGAGTGGAGGTCGGCGGGCGCATCTATTCGGCCAGAGCGGTCGCGCTGACGACCGGTTCGATTCCGGTTCTGCCCGCCATCCCCGGCCTGGCCGAGGCCGCGCCTTGGGGTACCCGCGAAGCTGCCGCCGCCGACCACGTGCCACCTCGGCTCATCATCATCGGCGGGGGCGTCGCCGGCACCGAGTTCGCCTTCGCGTTCTCATCGCTCGGCTCGCAGGTGACGGTCCTGTCACGGGACCGGCTGCTGGAACGCGAGGAGCCCTTCGCCGGCGAGCTGGTCGCCGCGGCTCTGAGCGATGAGGGTGTCGATGTGCGCATCGGGGCCTCCCCCGCGCGGGTCGGCCGCCACCGGGACGGGAGCGTCACTGTCACGCTGGACGACGGCGCCGAACTCGACGCCGATGAACTGCTGGTCGCTACGGGGCGCCGACCGAACACCGACGATCTGGGCCTCGACTCGATCGGAGCCTCCCCGTTGCCGGCCGTCGACGACACGATGCTCGTCTCAGGCACGGACTGGCTCTACGCCGTCGGGGACGTCAACGGACGCGCGCTGCTGACTCATCAGGGCAAGTACCAGGCGCGTGCCGCCGGCGAGGTGATCGCAGCCCGACTGAACGGCGCACCCGTCCACGACGGGCCATGGGGAGCCCATGTCGCCACCGCCGACCGGTCCGCGGTGCCGCGCGTGGTGTTCTCCGATCCCGAGGTCGCCGCGGTCGGGCTCACCGAGGCCGACGCCGAGACGGCAGGGCTCAACGTCCGTGCGGTCGAGTACGACCTCGGCCAGGTGGCCGGCGCCGCCCTCCACGCGGACGGCTACGCGGGGCGCGCGAAGCTCGTCGTCGACGAGGACCGCCGGGTCATCGTCGGCGCTACCTTCGTCGGTCAGGACGCCGCCGAGCTCGTGCACGCGGCGACTGTCGCACTGGTCGGCGAGGTCACCATCGATCGGCTCTGGCACGCGGTACCGGCCTACCCCACCCTCAGTGAGGTATGGCTCAGACTCCTGGAGGCCTACGGCCGACCGGACTGA
- a CDS encoding ATP-binding cassette domain-containing protein, which yields MTGQTPQELTGRAGWITVEGARTNNLRSVSVRVPKHRITVFTGVSGSGKSSLAFGTIAAEAQRLVADSYPLFVRNRLRRIGRADVDRVDGLMFTTVVDQRPFTGNARSTVGTATDIAPLLRMLFSRIGAPSAGYSPAYSFNDPSGMCPACEGLGTVDDIDLDALLDRTKSLNEGAIRFSTFRPGTYRWKRMVHSGLVDPDVPLSQLPEADLHTLLHAEDLPLEHPDPQYPKSSNFDGVIPRLRDSYLRRTPSHLTEDIKEGLARIVTRRVCPECGGARLNAAARSSLIDGRSIADWQEMPIGELRPVVSRVHDARVTPLVEAIGERCAAMDAVGLGYLSLDRLSTTLSGGEAQRVKIVRHLGSALSDVCYVFDEPSAGLHPHDVHRLLALLARLRDAHNTVLVVEHHPAVIAAADHVVDLGPGAGTAGGRIQFQGPPRALARSTTMTGRMLRDPVRLNTRPRPPTGRVTIEHARMHNLRDVTVDVPLGVLTAVSGVAGSGKSSLMADELVRQHTEFALIGQEPLHGGGRSTPATVMGVAEPVRDAFAAATGMAPSWFSANGRGGCQACRGRGVVTTDLAFLDDVVTTCEACGGSRFNPTALAATLDGQTIADVLAMNAGRAAELMASDARISGRLGWLEDVGLGYLAIGQGADTLSGGERQRLLLARHLADTPAASRLRIVLDEPTAGLHGADIDRLLVLFDRLVDEGATIIAIEHNLRVIAHADHVIDIGPGAGHEGGTVVHEGPPADLTTAARSLTGRYLRRTLPTPLRPVQLADRTGSRS from the coding sequence ATGACTGGACAGACACCGCAGGAGCTCACCGGCCGGGCGGGCTGGATCACCGTCGAAGGCGCGCGCACGAACAACCTGAGGAGCGTCTCGGTGCGGGTGCCAAAGCACCGGATCACGGTGTTCACCGGCGTCTCCGGATCGGGGAAGTCGTCGCTGGCCTTCGGCACGATCGCCGCGGAGGCCCAGCGGCTGGTGGCGGACTCCTATCCGCTGTTCGTGCGCAACCGGCTGCGACGGATCGGGCGCGCAGACGTCGATCGCGTCGACGGGCTGATGTTCACCACGGTGGTGGACCAGCGGCCGTTCACCGGCAACGCCCGCTCGACGGTGGGAACGGCCACCGACATCGCCCCGCTGCTGCGCATGCTGTTCTCCCGCATCGGGGCGCCCTCGGCCGGCTACTCCCCGGCCTACTCGTTCAACGACCCGTCCGGCATGTGCCCGGCCTGCGAGGGCCTGGGGACGGTCGACGACATCGACCTGGACGCCCTGCTGGACCGGACGAAGAGCCTCAACGAGGGCGCCATCCGCTTCTCGACGTTCAGGCCGGGCACCTACCGGTGGAAGCGCATGGTGCACTCGGGTCTCGTCGATCCCGACGTGCCGCTGTCCCAGCTGCCCGAGGCCGACCTGCACACCCTGCTGCATGCCGAGGACCTGCCCCTGGAGCACCCCGACCCGCAGTACCCGAAGTCCAGCAACTTCGACGGCGTCATTCCCAGACTGCGCGACTCCTATCTGCGCAGGACGCCGTCCCACCTCACCGAGGACATCAAGGAGGGGCTGGCCCGCATCGTCACCCGGCGCGTCTGCCCGGAGTGCGGCGGCGCACGCCTCAACGCCGCCGCGCGGTCGAGTCTCATCGACGGGCGCTCGATCGCCGACTGGCAGGAGATGCCGATCGGCGAGCTACGGCCGGTCGTCTCCCGGGTCCACGACGCCCGCGTGACCCCGCTGGTAGAGGCGATCGGGGAGCGCTGCGCGGCAATGGATGCGGTCGGGCTGGGCTATCTGAGTCTGGACCGCCTCTCGACGACGCTGTCGGGCGGGGAGGCCCAGCGCGTGAAGATCGTCCGCCACCTCGGCAGCGCCCTGAGCGACGTCTGCTATGTCTTCGACGAGCCCAGCGCCGGTCTGCACCCCCACGACGTCCACCGGCTCCTCGCGCTGCTGGCCCGGCTGCGCGACGCCCACAACACCGTTCTGGTCGTCGAGCACCATCCCGCCGTCATCGCCGCCGCCGACCATGTCGTCGACCTGGGGCCGGGCGCGGGGACGGCCGGGGGACGGATCCAGTTCCAGGGCCCGCCACGGGCCCTCGCACGCTCCACGACCATGACCGGCCGGATGCTGCGCGATCCTGTCCGGCTCAACACCCGGCCACGCCCGCCTACCGGGAGGGTCACTATTGAGCACGCGAGGATGCACAACCTGCGCGACGTCACCGTTGACGTGCCGCTCGGCGTCCTCACCGCGGTGTCCGGGGTCGCCGGATCGGGAAAGAGCAGCCTGATGGCCGACGAGCTCGTCCGCCAGCACACGGAATTCGCCCTCATCGGCCAGGAACCGCTGCACGGCGGCGGCAGGTCCACGCCCGCCACGGTGATGGGCGTCGCCGAGCCCGTCCGCGACGCATTCGCCGCCGCGACCGGCATGGCGCCCTCCTGGTTCAGCGCCAACGGACGCGGCGGCTGCCAGGCATGCAGGGGCAGGGGCGTCGTCACCACCGATCTCGCCTTCCTCGACGACGTCGTCACCACCTGCGAGGCCTGCGGCGGCTCACGCTTCAACCCGACCGCGCTGGCCGCGACCCTGGACGGGCAGACCATCGCCGACGTGCTGGCCATGAACGCCGGCCGGGCCGCGGAGTTGATGGCCTCCGACGCCCGGATCTCCGGGCGGCTGGGATGGCTGGAGGACGTGGGGCTCGGCTATCTGGCCATCGGGCAGGGCGCCGACACCCTGTCGGGAGGGGAGCGCCAACGGCTCCTGCTGGCCCGCCACCTCGCCGACACCCCGGCGGCCTCGCGACTGCGCATCGTCCTGGACGAGCCCACCGCAGGCCTGCACGGGGCAGACATCGACCGACTCCTCGTGCTGTTCGACCGGCTCGTCGACGAGGGGGCCACGATCATCGCGATCGAGCACAACCTGCGCGTCATCGCCCACGCCGACCACGTCATCGACATCGGCCCGGGAGCCGGGCACGAGGGCGGCACCGTCGTCCACGAGGGACCGCCCGCGGACCTGACGACGGCGGCGCGCTCCCTGACCGGCAGATACCTCCGCAGGACCCTGCCGACTCCCCTCCGGCCCGTGCAGCTCGCCGACCGGACAGGATCCCGGTCATGA